A single Colias croceus chromosome 10, ilColCroc2.1 DNA region contains:
- the LOC123694831 gene encoding juxtaposed with another zinc finger protein 1 — MAVFMINICKFNGCGITFPRLADLIEHIEDVHIDYDPAVVEQKEASQPACIPLSYVLKFFTEASRREIQMPPAGEVRKRLLSAPKTPSVRSSTPTGSEMDDEEVMSPSEDSNDSWTNVEEYSSEFILQYGVKMNASATSGALGPAAQEKPFACPVPGCKKRYKNVNGIKYHSKNGHKKDGKVRKAYKCHCGKSYKTAQGLKSHSLTQHVSQPSTSAVTTSERVHVKMPGLVVTASPAQRQLNIIDSIDTNKLVRIYDSIKTKDLPSFTIPKHNLTNLNIISANQNQLRHSVLLTPNSTPGSSPMDKMKFDRSPKVTVTSQDSAYVTDMSNVTNERRG, encoded by the exons ATGGCCGTCTTCATGATTAACATCTGTAAATTCAATGGCTGTGGCATAACTTTTCCTCGTCTGGCGGACCTAATCGAGCACATCGAAGATGTCCACAtcg atTACGATCCCGCGGTCGTCGAGCAAAAAGAGGCTTCGCAGCCAGCATGCATTCCACTtagttatgttttaaaatttttcacgGAAGCGTCCAGGCGGGAGATTCAAATGCCCCCGGCGGGCGAGGTCCGCAAGCGCCTGCTGTCTGCGCCGAAAACCCCATCAGTGCGCAGCAGTACACCAACAG GCAGCGAAATGGACGACGAGGAAGTGATGAGCCCGTCTGAAGACAGCAACGATTCGTGGACGAACGTTGAGGAATACAGCTCTGAATTCATTTTACAGTATGGTGTCAA AATGAACGCCAGTGCCACCTCCGGTGCTTTAGGGCCGGCCGCACAAGAGAAGCCCTTTGCTTGCCCCGTGCCTGGATGCAAGAAACGTTATAAGAATGTCAACGGTATCAAATATCACTCCAAAAATGGCCATAAGAAGGATGGGAA GGTAAGAAAGGCCTACAAATGCCACTGCGGCAAAAGCTACAAAACGGCCCAAGGGCTTAAGAGCCACTCGCTCACGCAGCACGTCAGCCAGCCCTCGACCTCCGCGGTGACCACCAGCGAGCGAGTCCACGTGAAAATGCCAGGCTTAGTCGTAACCGCCTCCCCAGCCCAACGACAACTCAACATCATAGACAGCATCGACACAAACAAATTAGTCAGAATCTACGACAGCATCAAAACAAAAGATCTCCCTTCCTTCACTATCCCGAAACACAATCTCACAAACTTGAACATAATCAGTGCTAATCAGAACCAACTGCGGCACTCAGTCCTCCTCACCCCGAACTCGACGCCCGGCTCGAGCCCGATGGACAAAATGAAGTTTGACAGATCGCCCAAAGTGACAGTGACGTCACAAGACTCCGCTTACGTCACCGACATGTCGAACGTCACCAACGAACGCAGGGGTTGA
- the LOC123694832 gene encoding ATP synthase lipid-binding protein, mitochondrial: MLSAARLIAPAARSAIFSNTALVRPLAAVPTHAQLVPAAPAQLSAVRSFQTTSVTKDIDSAAKFIGAGAATVGVAGSGAGIGTVFGSLIIGYARNPSLKQQLFSYAILGFALSEAMGLFCLMMAFLLLFAF, translated from the exons ATGCTGTCTGCTGCTAGATTGATCGCCCCTGCAGCCAGGTCTGCT ATCTTCAGCAACACAGCTCTTGTGAGGCCACTCGCAGCAGTCCCCACACATGCACAGCTTGTGCCCGCTGCCCCAGCTCAGCTGTCAGCTGTGCGCTCTTTCCAAACCACATCCGTCACAAAAGACATTGACTCTGCTGCGAAATTCATCGGTGCTGGTGCGGCGACAGTAGGAGTAGCTGGCTCTG GTGCTGGTATTGGAACAGTGTTCGGTTCCCTCATCATCGGTTATGCCAGGAACCCATCCCTGAAGCAGCAGCTGTTCTCATACGCCATCTTGGGTTTCGCCCTGTCTGAGGCTATGGGTCTCTTCTGTCTTATGATGGCCTTCTTGCTGCTCTTCGCTTTCTAA